The following proteins come from a genomic window of Aspergillus luchuensis IFO 4308 DNA, chromosome 3, nearly complete sequence:
- a CDS encoding uncharacterized protein (COG:S;~EggNog:ENOG410Q2TS;~TransMembrane:1 (o15-37i)), with amino-acid sequence MSCMDNEWSISKKDIRILSFAILYVIASIFCILVLLVQRLRRPSPFRSYAYVPPERQMMDPPPFTPSEKCDRGGIVGSGGEEPVGRTAAVGLGLVQGHGYGVGYLNDPASQGVGPFPSACDVLQPLSQLSPLPSSGYLAAVLARERSLWTKQASGTDSHLVPLSPGCAASAPVHDHRSATPPAVRLDDRLGDSSSEAPTHDSMVVSDPQRQPGIPAPVQWYANPIATSHEQGVPSIANLIGSHPSQKCGYAVQFMHDVDEEGTRSWRRLMIEYS; translated from the coding sequence ATGAGCTGTATGGACAATGAATGGTCAATCTCGAAAAAAGACATTCGGATCCTCTCCTTCGCCATTCTATACGTGATTGCCAGCATATTCTGCATTCTGGTCCTACTAGTTCAGCGTCTTCGCCGTCCATCACCCTTTAGATCCTACGCCTACGTACCGCCAGAGAGGCAAATGATGGACCCGCCACCTTTTACGCCGTCCGAGAAGTGCGATCGTGGTGGTATCGTGGGTAGTGGTGGCGAAGAGCCCGTCGGCAGGACTGCAGCAGTGGGCCTAGGCCTAGTTCAGGGCCACGGCTACGGCGTAGGCTATCTCAATGACCCAGCCTCCCAAGGCGTTGGTCCATTCCCTTCAGCCTGTGATGTCCTGCAGCCACTTTCCCAGCTGTCTCCCTTACCTTCTAGTGGTTATCTAGCGGCTGTCCTGGCCCGCGAGCGGAGCCTTTGGACAAAGCAAGCATCTGGAACCGACAGTCATCTGGTGCCGTTGTCGCCCGGGTGTGCCGCCTCCGCCCCTGTCCACGACCATCGTTCAGCTACACCCCCCGCGGTGAGGTTGGATGATCGCCTCGGTGACTCGTCATCTGAAGCGCCAACTCACGATTCCATGGTGGTGTCAGATCCTCAGCGCCAGCCCGGAATTCCTGCGCCGGTTCAGTGGTATGCCAACCCTATTGCTACTAGCCACGAACAGGGGGTCCCCAGTATCGCAAACCTTATCGGATCCCATCCTTCCCAAAAATGCGGCTACGCAGTCCAATTCATGCACGATGTAGATGAGGAGGGTACGCGCTCCTGGCGACGGTTGATGATTGAGTACAGCTAG
- a CDS encoding acyl--CoA ligase (COG:I;~EggNog:ENOG410PI82;~InterPro:IPR042099,IPR000873,IPR020845;~PFAM:PF00501;~TransMembrane:1 (i81-100o)), whose product MPFKSRWQIDIPNTHLASALLTSPTHPLSKTHRCFSEAARPDTHYFTPHDFRLWCQRFAAGLRKHGLQAGDRLLLYSGNDLFFPVVFLGTIMAGGIFTGANPSYVARELAYQLQDSGASYLICAEGSLDTGIEAARLAGLNRDRVFVFNNAIYDGQGHAVNGCRYWGDLIASEDEGSGFAWDDLSSPELADRTLALNYSSGTTGRPKGVEITHKNYVANLRQFNHLSYLNPDWKDKQSRLRWLCFLPMYHAMAQNIFIASALSRDIPVYIMPKFDFLKVLEYTEKFRISDLIVVPPVAVALAKHPAVKSGKYDLSSVESISCGAAPLGREVCVEVEALWEPGRINLKQGWGMTEATCSMMGWDPNEICESASVGEPNANCEAKIMADDGVTELGRNQRGELWVRGQNVMKGYWRNPQATRETKTEDGWLKTGDIAYVDDSNKFHIVDRKKELIKVKGNQVAPAELEALLLEHPGVADAAVIGVPRWVNKRGSI is encoded by the exons ATGCCGTTCAAGTCGCGCTGGCAGATTGACATCCCCAACACTCATCTGGCCTCGGCTTTGCTGACTTCGCCGACTCACCCCCTCTCCAAGACGCACCGCTGCTTCTCGGAGGCTGCTCGTCCCGACACCCACTACTTCACCCCCCACGATTTCCGTCTATGGTGTCAACGATTTGCTGCAGGCTTGCGCAAGCATGGACTACAGGCGGGTGACCGTTTATTACTTTACTCCGGCAATGACTTGTTCTTCCCTGTCGTTTTTCTCGGCACCATCATGGCTGGCGGCATCTTCACCGGCGCAAATCCATCCTACGTCGCCAGGGAACTGGCCTATCAGTTGCAGGATTCCGGTGCATCGTATCTGATCTGCGCCGAAGGCAGTCTGGACACTGGAATTGAAGCCGCGAGGCTGGCTGGACTCAACCGCGATCGGGTGTTTGTCTTCAACAATGCCATTTATGATGGTCAAGGACATGCCGTCAACGGCTGCCGCTACTGGGGCGACCTGATAGCGTCTGAGGACGAAGGTAGCGGATTCGCATGGGATGACTTGTCAAGCCCGGAGTTGGCCGATCGGACTCTGGCCCTGAACTACTCCAGTGGCACCACTGGCAGACCCAAAGGGGTCGAGATCACGCACAAGAACTATGTCGCCAACCTGAGACAATTCAACCACCTCTCCTACCTCAATCCGGATTGGAAGGACAAGCAGTCCCGCTTGCGCTGGCTCTGTTTCCTTCCCATGTACCATGCCATGGCGcagaacatcttcatcgcGTCTGCCCTAAGTCGCGATATACCCGTATATATCATGCCCAAATTTGACTTTCTCAAAGTTCTCGAGTACACGGAGAAGTTCCGCATCAGCGATCTCATCGTGGTTCCACCGGTGGCGGTCGCATTGGCCAAGCACCCTGCAGTCAAGAGCGGCAAATACGACCTGAGTAGCGTGGAAAGTATATCCTGCGGCGCGGCACCTCTAGGGAGGGAGGTATGTGTGGAGGTAGAGGCATTGTGGGAACCTGGACGCATCAACCTCAAACAGGGATGGGGCATGACCGA GGCTACGTGCTCTATGATGGGCTGGGATCCCAATGAGATATGCGAATCGGCGTCGGTGGGAGAGCCCAATGCCAACTGTGAGGCGAAGATCAtggccgatgatggcgtGACAGAATTGGGACGCAATCAGCGCGGTGAACTTTGGGTTCGAGGACAGAATGTCATGAAGGGCTACTGGAGAAACCCGCAAGCCACGAGGGAGACCAAGAcggaggatggatggctgAAGACAGGAGACATCGCTTATGTTGACGACAGCAACAAGTTCCACATAGTTGACCGAAAGAAG GAGTTGATCAAAGTCAAAGGCAACCAGGTCGCACCGGCTGAACTGGAAGCCCTTCTGCTGGAGCATCCCGGAGTGGCCGATGCTGCAGTCATTGGTGTTCCAAGGTGGGTTAATAAGAGGGGTTCAATCTAG
- a CDS encoding nucleoporin (COG:U;~EggNog:ENOG410PIUM;~InterPro:IPR018864,IPR041634;~PFAM:PF10487,PF18378;~go_function: GO:0017056 - structural constituent of nuclear pore [Evidence IEA]), producing the protein MAPVPEAYFPSLDKCFSGDVQLLSWKRAFLHICKIDSNVEDVERLHAFLSHPDSVQILSNCLTGFPSPSTKSKSDFESKTAAINVETNAQSSYDLKEIKADALWLSEKAGIDEISALRLTVLEWQTRPATRLLNRFADEETTSLQSAAGGDNLRVSLAGPALAEIFNQKAAHVDEASDFSSETSRRLRLRSLYLSERSHVVKVACKLLALHLRDNQEPASQRSLDLPSQQLSKLGGTVFNGKSKGEGWRTFNKSCVEAVRSRLSSLDSGGGWLGATESSQEIEELWATILVEEVVHITQMLFLQLQASTEIPGAELLLSWLRLMVDYNFLEPLRVPCQNPLELLVPLQGFVSLTTLAFLKLSLSVPSIINNSSHKGPSAEAPYYLSKEEIGQINELFLTAGVESKIANPAAFSWGLIMHTMRELALSDRESRELEQFHSAVDSFQSNTPHSNPSKASEITLYEELLENARTPTCTADEAITLLSSDAMKDMVFETVLVLATKVGATSAVTDILTSQWIQLVLLDFIRTAVVYLDYSPEIVGSTLAVLQGSPVESQWFHGAPLNPISDPRSVFVKDDALMDNIFRIARSRFPYETVPFLQLCRALVSKDLVNEEGLPVILGELENMDSFTQVVPHGFQGYETVREDENANFVTLVQSLPMVGTSPRRQLTDQETSNALVVTGSSQIPSSAIGQVVSESRPAVVMWHHQYSCLSYLGSWLEEWNENGGFSAGYGEDSVADSIGLLADLLFAAKDSQVQSGDGSSAKRILEIASDGLSRQSDIISLVFEIFERNLPNIGPRTGSDIVMETTIACLRFICVLIDVLPGRVWPLLSRSSLLGSDGKGGILTAIVSATEVTSGDYPFLLGCVRLFQAVVDDAASRAVLRRSPNGPNGKAILPSDFTAGVPSHMLRGTLLNFVRVMVEVYNSNGNWRFNVPEQKLEISTKLATVFERVLYYAYGTNEITKLDTKITGVFSSSATYLLSVLRPQSAADLPFNSILRLIVDGLQTPSTLYLRYMIFVQRQVLATLDLSIRLLQAAQLLEQPLSLLEDQLFKATPALIKLYALDDAYRLPVASLLNVLITGAALDPANEPPSLVGHLGAESACLFLDVLSQFDKPLSDSNLRLSIWHLLTTLVSKRQQWLAVYILTGTSPRQSLRKTDTDKGAAMRGTPFLKIALDMLSHIEQLDLQLAVALLEFVSHAQENWPWATPELKKHSLFFTSLVNYVSKLKISSLTIKEQISATRIAAVVADICAVYLHSAKEMQDRGFYKTLIPLVSWYSKDAVDVSGYNASLHANLKKNFEMRYPGCKLVDFKRTPLQSRYLGQDYYYDIQLGKKLLSYDFAWTGSRNQGFAEEFQRANLNLSLVEAQVSLLHSWKFFAVEHCADFMADREVQKSMAVVVQSCLEANTRGVPQEAIFERIQQTRVEFAQALLQRLVAIGAKGAEVFGLLKIVWDALRTRRATYEDALINDDTEYYRSLLNVLFLALQFHLDSPSRTAPETITKKPEVSSNLGIIVEIVKVVVAQGFKALTTYLHDQPDKCTPKDFAILIAILQSSLQVKHVDRLFEHIVYHVADNDTARLATSLFSWADQLAVAGDPVYGDLSMSLLVKMSTIPMLAEHLAVEVVLSRLSTCRLTNILRDSKGFGPFDPVPRLYSIWTGGILPLCLNLLYHVVRTAPEVAAFLNQFEGQLKRAADSFAAGRTTASVSRISLSMVSEAYSLALISYILTRFREAGASLGIDAQSIQELKWDKAQVKEDIEELLERKHNLRARIVATSEKELELSRQKPVDAASGAQSRLEEKIVSELKATLACLGGDGDEA; encoded by the exons ATGGCTCCCGTCCCGGAAGCCTATTTCCCGTCCCTGGACAAGTGCTTCTCCGGGGACGTCCAGCTTCT GTCCTGGAAGAGAGCCTTCCTTCATATATGCAAAATCGATAGCAACGTCGAAGATGTGGAAAGACTCCATGCCTTCCTATCGCATCCCGACAGCGTCCAAATCCTCTCGAATTGCCTCACCggttttccttctccttccaccaAATCAAAATCCGACTTTGAATCTAAGACAGCCGCAATCAATGTTGAGACAAATGCGCAATCCTCGTATGATTTGAAGGAGATCAAAGCAGATGCTCTGTGGTTGAGCGAGAAGGCGGGTATTGATGAAATCAGCGCGCTCCGATTAACAGTATTAGAATGGCAAACCCGACCTGCCACGCGCCTTCTCAACCGTTTTGCCGACGAGGAAACAACCAGCTTGCAAAGCGCGGCGGGAGGTGACAATCTTCGTGTGTCTCTCGCAGGACCTGCCCTGGCCGAAATTTTCAATCAGAAAGCAGCCCATGTTGACGAGGCTTCCGATTTTTCTTCTGAAACTAGCCGCCGCCTGCGGCTGCGCAGCTTATATCTATCGGAGAGAAGCCATGTCGTCAAAGTGGCATGCAAGCTTCTTGCGTTGCATCTCAGAGATAACCAAGAGCCGGCTTCCCAGCGTTCTTTGGACCTTCCCTCTCAGCAGCTGTCCAAGCTAGGTGGCACAGTATTCAATGGAAAGTCCAAGGGTGAAGGCTGGCGCACGTTCAACAAGAGCTGCGTCGAAGCTGTGCGGAGTCGGCTGTCTTCGTTGGACAGCGGTGGTGGCTGGCTAGGCGCCACCGAGAGTAGCCAAGAAATCGAAGAATTATGGGCCACTATCCTTGTTGAGGAGGTAGTACATATTACACAGATGTTGTTCCTGCAACTTCAGGCGTCTACAGAAATTCCTGGTGCGGAGCTTCTGCTTTCTTGGCTTCGTCTGATGGTTGACTACAACTTCCTAGAGCCGCTCCGAGTC CCATGTCAGAATCCTCTGGAGCTGTTGGTCCCACTTCAAGGCTTCGTCTCTTTGACAACACTAGCTTTTCTGAAGCTGTCATTGTCGGTCCCATCGATCATCAACAATTCCTCACACAAAGGCCCGTCGGCTGAGGCACCTTACTACCTCTCAAAGGAAGAGATCGGCCAGATAAACGAGCTCTTCTTGACAGCTGGTGTAGAATCTAAAATTGCTAATCCAGCTGCGTTTTCCTGGGGACTGATAATGCATACTATGAGGGAGCTTGCACTCAGCGACAGAGAAAGCCGAGAGTTGGAGCAATTCCACAGTGCAGTGGATTCTTTCCAATCGAATACACCTCATTCGAATCCATCCAAAGCCTCGGAGATCACTTTGTATGAAGAGTTGCTCGAGAACGCACGTACTCCGACCTGCACAGCGGATGAGGCGATAACTCTTCTAAGCTCAGATGCAATGAAGGATATGGTGTTTGAAACCGTCCTTGTTCTGGCCACGAAAGTTGGGGCTACCTCAGCAGTTACTGACATTTTAACAAGCCAGTGGATTCAGCTCGTGCTTCTAGATTTCATCCGGACCGCTGTGGTGTACCTAGACTATTCCCCCGAGATCGTTGGGTCCACACTGGCAGTTCTCCAGGGCTCACCGGTAGAATCGCAGTGGTTTCACGGTGCCCCGTTAAACCCCATCAGCGACCCTCGTTCGGTTTTCGTTAAGGATGATGCTCTGATGGACAACATTTTCCGCATAGCGCGTTCTCGCTTCCCCTATGAAACAGTGCCTTTCCTGCAGCTGTGCCGTGCATTGGTCAGCAAAGATCTGGTGAATGAGGAAGGCCTTCCAGTTATACTTGGAGAATTGGAGAACATGGATTCCTTTACGCAGGTCGTACCCCATGGATTCCAAGGCTACGAAACGGTTCGCGAGGATGAGAACGCAAATTTCGTCACCCTTGTTCAGTCCCTTCCCATGGTCGGCACATCTCCCCGAAGGCAGCTTACTGATCAGGAAACCAGTAACGCCCTGGTTGTTACGGGCTCTTCGCAGATACCGTCTTCAGCAATTGGACAGGTCGTCTCCGAGTCAAGGCCTGCGGTGGTCATGTGGCACCATCAGTATTCCTGCCTGAGCTATCTCGGCAGCTGGCTAGAGGAATGGAATGAGAATGGAGGCTTTTCAGCAGGTTATGGAGAAGATTCCGTGGCCGATTCGATAGGTCTTTTGGCCGACCTTCTCTTTGCAGCAAAGGACTCGCAAGTGCAAAGCGGCGATGGCTCAAGTGCTAAGAGAATCTTGGAGATTGCGAGCGATGGGCTATCCCGCCAAAGCGACATTATCTCGCTTGTTTTCGAGATTTTTGAGCGCAATCTACCCAACATCGGACCCAGAACAGGATCTGATATTGTGATGGAGACTACAATTGCCTGTCTGCGATTCATTTGCGTCCTCATCGACGTTCTGCCAGGCAGAGTGTGGCCCTTACTTTCCCGCAGCAGCTTGCTGGGCTCTGATGGTAAGGGTGGCATCCTGACTGCGATTGTCTCAGCTACAGAAGTGACATCGGGAGACTATCCCTTCTTGCTGGGCTGTGTTCGTCTGTTCCAAGCAGTTGTTGACGACGCTGCTTCTCGGGCCGTGTTAAGAAGGAGCCCCAACGGTCCCAATGGGAAGGctattcttccttccgaTTTCACCGCGGGCGTTCCCTCGCATATGTTGAGAGGAACTCTTCTGAACTTTGTacgggtgatggtggaagtTTACAACAGCAATGGCAATTGGAGGTTCAATGTGCCGGAACAGAAGCTTGAAATTAGCACGAAACTCGCAACAGTGTTTGAGAGGGTACTCTACTACGCTTATGGTACGAACGAAATCACCAAGCTGGACACCAAGATCACGGGCGTCTTTTCTTCGTCAGCAACCTATCTTCTCAGTGTCTTACGGCCGCAGTCGGCCGCGGATTTGCCCTTCAATTCCATCCTTCGCCTTATTGTCGATGGCCTTCAGACACCGTCGACGCTGTATCTCCGCTACATGATTTTTGTGCAAAGGCAGGTGTTAGCGACCTTGGACCTCTCGATCAGGCTGCTACAGGCGGCTCAGCTCCTTGAACAGCCACTATCCTTGCTGGAGGACCAACTGTTCAAGGCTACACCCGCTCTGATCAAACTGTATGCTTTGGATGATGCCTATCGGCTCCCGGTGGCTTCACTGCTCAATGTTCTCATAACAGGCGCAGCTTTGGACCCGGCAAATGAGCCGCCGTCCTTGGTCGGTCACCTGGGAGCGGAATCCGCATGTCTTTTCCTCGACGTCCTTTCGCAGTTTGACAAGCCGCTCAGCGATTCCAACCTGCGCTTGAGTATATGGCACTTGCTAACTACCCTTGTCAGCAAGCGCCAACAGTGGCTGGCCGTCTACATCCTTACGGGCACCTCACCACGCCAGTCGCTGAGGAAAACTGACACAGACAAGGGAGCAGCAATGAGGGGTACCCCGTTCCTGAAGATAGCACTTGATATGCTGTCTCATATTGAGCAGCTTGACCTTCAACTGGCTGTCGCGCTGCTGGAATTTGTCTCCCATGCTCAGGAAAACTGGCCATGGGCAACCCCAGAATTGAAGAAacattcccttttcttcacCAGCCTGGTGAATTACGTCTCGAAACTGAAAATATCATCCCTGACCATCAAGGAACAGATATCTGCTACCCGTATCGCAGCTGTCGTGGCAGATATCTGCGCCGTGTATCTGCACTCAGCCAAGGAGATGCAGGACCGAGGCTTTTACAAGACTTTAATTCCGCTCGTGTCTTGGTATTCCAAGGATGCGGTTGATGTGTCCGGTTATAATGCCTCGCTGCATGCCAatctgaagaagaatttCGAGATGAGGTATCCCGGGTGCAAGCTCGTAGACTTCAAGCGCACACCTTTGCAGTCTCGCTACCTCGGCCAAGACTATTACTACGACATCCAACTCGGCAAAAAGCTCCTTTCTTATGATTTCGCGTGGACTGGAAGTCGCAACCAGGGATTCGCCGAAGAATTCCAGCGGGCCAATCTGAACCTGTCTTTGGTCGAGGCGCAAGTG AGCCTTCTTCATAGTTGGAAATTCTTCGCCGTCGAACACTGTGCGGACTTCATGGCGGACCGTGAGGTTCAGAAGTCGATGGCCGTTGTTGTGCAAAGTTGCCTGGAAGCCAACACCCGAGGCGTCCCGCAGGAAGCGATCTTCGAGAGGATACAACAAACTCGGGTAGAATTCGCCCAAGCTCTCCTCCAGCGACTGGTTGCAATCGGAGCCAAGGGTGCCGAAGTCTTTGGTCTCCTCAAAATCGTATGGGATGCTCTACGCACGCGCCGCGCCACCTACGAAGACGCATTGATCAACGATGACACGGAATATTACCGATCCCTTCTTaatgtcctcttcctcgctctccaGTTCCATCTGGATTCACCCTCGCGAACAGCACCTGAAACAATTACCAAGAAACCAGAGGTATCATCTAACCTGGGAATTATCGTTGAGATTGTGAAGGTGGTCGTCGCACAAGGGTTCAAGGCTTTGACAACCTACCTACATGATCAACCAGACAAGTGCACGCCAAAAGATTTCGCCATCCTGATCGCAATTCTGCAGAGCTCACTCCAAGTAAAGCACGTCGACCGCCTTTTTGAGCACATCGTCTACCATGTGGCCGACAATGACACCGCGAGACTGGCGACATCATTGTTCTCGTGGGCTGATCAGCTAGCTGTAGCCGGCGATCCGGTATACGGCGACCTCAGCATGTCACTCCTGGTTAAGATGTCTACGATCCCTATGCTGGCGGAACATTTGGCGGTTGAGGTGGTTCTGTCTCGGCTCTCCACCTGCCGCCTCACGAACATCCTGCGCGATTCGAAAGGGTTTGGGCCTTTTGACCCTGTGCCCCGCCTGTACTCCATCTGGACCGGTGGCATCCTTCCTCTGTGTCTGAACCTTCTTTACCACGTCGTTCGCACTGCGCCCGAGGTAGCGGCATTTCTCAACCAGTTCGAAGGCCAGCTCAAACGTGCTGCTGACTCTTTTGCTGCCGGTCGCACGACAGCGTCGGTCTCCCGAATCAGTCTGAGCATGGTCTCCGAGGCGTACTCACTGGCGCTTATCTCATACATCCTGACCCGATTCCGGGAAGCTGGAGCCAGCCTTGGCATTGATGCGCAGTCGATCCAGGAGCTCAAGTGGGACAAAGCTCAAGTGAAGGAGGATATTGAAGAACTTCTGGAACGGAAGCACAATCTTCGGGCGCGGATCGTTGCGACGAGTGAAAAGGAGCTGGAGTTGTCGCGCCAGAAACCGGTCGATGCAGCATCGGGAGCACAAAGTCggctggaggagaagattgtGAGTGAGCTCAAGGCAACGTTGGCGTGCctgggaggggatggtgacGAGGCATAA
- the TRP1 gene encoding bifunctional anthranilate synthase/indole-3-glycerol-phosphate synthase (BUSCO:EOG09261OLD;~COG:E;~EggNog:ENOG410PGPM;~InterPro:IPR011060,IPR013798,IPR013785,IPR006221, IPR029062,IPR017926,IPR016302,IPR001240,IPR001468;~MEROPS:MER0045094;~PFAM:PF00697,PF00218,PF00117;~go_function: GO:0003824 - catalytic activity [Evidence IEA];~go_function: GO:0004049 - anthranilate synthase activity [Evidence IEA];~go_function: GO:0004425 - indole-3-glycerol-phosphate synthase activity [Evidence IEA];~go_function: GO:0004640 - phosphoribosylanthranilate isomerase activity [Evidence IEA];~go_process: GO:0006568 - tryptophan metabolic process [Evidence IEA]), translated as MADSGLVDHSPHHPTKAAQLSTASNVILIDNYDSFTWNVYQYLVLEGATVNVFRNDQITLEELIAKKPTQLVISPGPGHPETDAGISSAAIQYFSGKIPIFGVCMGQQCIITCFGGKVDVTGEILHGKTSPLKHDGKGAYEGLPGSLAVTRYHSLAGTHATIPDCLEVSSSVQLADDSNKDVIMGVRHKKLAVEGVQFHPESILTEYGRIMFRNFLKLTAGTWEGNGKHFGEQSSTTKATVPSNPAPKTDKKLSILERIYDHRRAAVAVQKTIPSQRPADLQAAYDLNLAPPQVPFPARLRQSPYPLSLMAEIKRASPSKGMIAENACAPAQARRYAKAGASVISVLTEPEWFKGSIDDLRAVRQSLEGMTNRPAILRKEFVFDEYQILEARLAGADTVLLIVKMLSVELLTRLYHYSRSLGMEPLVEVNTPEEMKIAVDLGAEVIGVNNRDLTSFEVDLGTTSRLMDQVPSSTIVCALSGISGPKDVEAYKKEGVKAILVGEALMRAADTAAFIAELLGGSSQTVSSESRRSPLVKICGTRSEEAARAAIEAGADLIGIIMVQGRTRCVPDDVALRISQVVRSTPKPAGQTLHTSQEPPAATSVEYFDHSAKILRHPSRALLVGVFQNQPLDYILSQQQKLGLDVVQLHGSEPLEWAKLIPVPVIRKFGLDEPAIARRAYHALPLLDSGVGGTGELLDQSRVQNVLDKDSGLRVILAGGLDPTNVAGIVQKLGESGRKVVGVDVSSGVESDGAQDLNKIRAFVQAVRGL; from the coding sequence ATGGCGGACTCCGGACTCGTCGATCATTCCCCCCACCATCCCACCAAGGCCGCCCAACTGAGCACCGCATCGAATGTTATCTTGATTGATAACTACGACTCGTTTACTTGGAATGTCTACCAGTACTTAGTTCTCGAGGGTGCTACAGTCAATGTGTTTCGTAATGACCAGATCACTTTGGAGGAACTGATCGCCAAAAAGCCCACACAGCTGGTCATCAGTCCCGGTCCCGGTCACCCCGAGACTGACGCTGGTATCAGCAGTGCAGCCATTCAATACTTCAGCGGCAAGATTCCCATTTTCGGTGTATGCATGGGTCAGCAATGTATTATTACTTGCTTTGGTGGAAAAGTTGATGTCACCGGCGAGATTCTTCATGGCAAGACATCCCCGCTTAAACATGACGGCAAGGGCGCCTATGAAGGACTACCTGGCTCGCTCGCCGTCACTCGCTATCACTCTCTAGCTGGTACACATGCGACAATTCCCGACTGTCTGGAGGTGTCCTCTTCCGTTCAGTTGGCGGATGACAGTAACAAGGATGTCATCATGGGCGTGAGACACAAGAAATTGGCCGTGGAGGGGGTTCAGTTCCACCCCGAAAGTATCCTCACTGAGTACGGCCGCATCATGTTCCGCAATTTCCTCAAACTTACTGCAGGCACCTGGGAAGGAAACGGGAAACATTTTGGTGAGCAGAGCAGCACTACCAAGGCCACCGTTCCCTCAAACCCTGCCCCGAAAACGGACAAGAAGTTGTCCATCCTCGAAAGGATCTACGACCATCGGAGAGCCGCTGTCGCCGTGCAAAAGACTATCCCCTCGCAGCGGCCAGCCGACCTCCAGGCTGCCTACGACCTTAATCTCGCCCCTCCCCAGGTCCCATTTCCGGCTCGTCTTAGACAATCGCCCTACCCACTGTCCCTTATGGCAGAGATCAAGCGTGCTTCTCCCTCTAAGGGTATGATAGCCGAAAATGCATGCGCGCCTGCTCAGGCCAGGCGGTACGCGAAGGCCGGTGCCAGTGTCATCTCTGTGCTCACAGAGCCTGAATGGTTCAAAGGCAGCATTGACGACTTGCGTGCCGTTCGCCAAAGTTTGGAGGGCATGACGAACAGGCCTGCCATTCTGCGGAAGGAATTCGTTTTTGACGAATACCAGATCCTAGAGGCCCGTTTGGCCGGTGCCGACACGGTCTTGCTCATTGTGAAGATGCTTAGTGTTGAACTCCTCACTCGGTTGTATCACTACTCCCGTAGCCTTGGCATGGAGCCTTTGGTTGAAGTGAACACACCCgaagagatgaagattgCGGTCGATCTTGGAGCCGAGGTTATCGGTGTCAACAATAGGGACCTCACAAGCTTCGAGGTTGATCTCGGCACTACTAGCCGGCTCATGGATCAGGtgcccagcagcaccatCGTGTGTGCTCTCAGTGGGATCTCCGGGCCTAAGGATGTGGAGGCTTACAAGAAGGAGGGTGTCAAAGCTATCCTAGTAGGAGAAGCCCTGATGCGGGCAGCAGACACGGCTGCTTTCATTGCTGAGCTTCTTGGAGGCAGCTCACAAACCGTTTCCAGCGAGTCCCGGAGATCGCCGTTGGTAAAGATCTGCGGTACTcgatctgaagaagctgcaCGAGCAGCGATCGAGGCTGGAGCAGACCTAATTGGAATTATTATGGTGCAAGGGCGAACGCGATGCGTCCCTGATGACGTGGCGCTCCGCATATCCCAAGTGGTCAGGTCCACCCCGAAACCTGCTGGTCAAACTCTTCACACATCTCAAGAACCTCCCGCTGCGACATCTGTGGAGTACTTTGATCACTCAGCCAAAATTCTGCGTCACCCTAGCCGGGCGCTTCTCGTGGGCGTCTTCCAGAACCAACCCCTTGATTATATATTGAGTCAGCAACAAAAGTTGGGACTTGACGTTGTGCAACTTCACGGATCTGAGCCGCTTGAATGGGCCAAATTGATCCCAGTGCCTGTCATCCGCAAGTTTGGACTTGACGAGCCTGCAATCGCCCGCAGGGCTTACCACGCCCTACCGTTACTGGATTCTGGCGTTGGGGGAACTGGTGAGTTGCTGGACCAGTCCCGCGTTCAGAATGTCCTCGATAAGGACAGTGGTTTGCGCGTTATTTTGGCGGGTGGTTTAGATCCTACCAATGTTGCTGGCATTGTCCAGAAACTTGGCGAATCTGGTCGCAAAGTCGTTGGCGTAGATGTCAGTTCTGGCGTAGAGTCAGACGGCGCTCAGGATCTTAACAAAATTCGCGCGTTTGTGCAGGCCGTGAGGGGACTTTAG